The Xanthobacter flavus genome includes a window with the following:
- a CDS encoding ligase-associated DNA damage response exonuclease → MRPEDLLCPSPKGLYSPIGDFYVDPTRAVPRAVITHGHSDHARAGHAHVLATRETLDIMALRMGADFAGGTQALAYGEAIAINGVKVSLHPAGHVLGSAQVRLEKDGLVIVVSGDYKDAADPTCAPFEPISCHVFVSEATFGLPVFRHPPAAGEVDKLLASVRIFPERTHIVGAYSLGKAQRMMALIRQAGHDAPIYVHGALVNITDYYQSCGMEFGEILPVKGAPKSAFAGAIVIAPPSSMTDIWARRFADPITSLASGWMRVRARARQRGVELPLVVSDHADWDGLTASIRATGCEEVWVTHGAEDALVHWAHTRQLRARPLHMVGYGEEDEEPAVAAEGEKEAGG, encoded by the coding sequence ATGCGCCCGGAAGACCTCCTCTGCCCCTCGCCCAAGGGCCTCTACAGCCCCATCGGCGACTTCTACGTGGACCCGACGCGCGCCGTGCCGCGGGCGGTGATCACCCACGGCCATTCGGACCATGCCCGCGCCGGCCACGCCCATGTGCTCGCCACCCGCGAGACGCTGGACATCATGGCCCTGCGCATGGGCGCGGACTTCGCGGGCGGGACGCAGGCGCTGGCCTATGGCGAGGCGATCGCCATCAACGGCGTGAAGGTGAGCCTCCATCCCGCCGGCCACGTGCTCGGCTCGGCGCAGGTGCGCCTTGAAAAGGACGGGCTCGTGATCGTCGTCTCCGGCGACTACAAGGACGCCGCCGACCCCACCTGCGCGCCGTTCGAGCCCATAAGCTGCCACGTCTTCGTCAGCGAGGCGACCTTCGGCCTGCCGGTGTTCCGCCATCCCCCGGCGGCGGGCGAGGTGGACAAGCTGCTCGCCTCGGTGCGCATCTTCCCCGAGCGCACCCACATCGTCGGCGCCTATTCCCTCGGCAAGGCGCAGCGGATGATGGCGCTGATCCGCCAAGCGGGGCATGACGCGCCCATCTACGTGCACGGGGCGCTCGTCAACATCACCGATTATTATCAGAGCTGCGGCATGGAGTTCGGCGAGATCCTGCCGGTGAAGGGCGCGCCGAAGTCGGCCTTCGCCGGGGCCATCGTCATCGCCCCGCCCTCCTCCATGACGGACATCTGGGCGCGCCGCTTCGCCGATCCCATCACCTCGCTCGCCTCCGGCTGGATGCGCGTGCGCGCCCGCGCCCGCCAGCGCGGCGTGGAACTGCCGCTGGTGGTTTCCGATCACGCCGATTGGGACGGCCTCACCGCCTCCATCCGCGCCACCGGCTGCGAGGAAGTGTGGGTGACCCACGGCGCTGAGGACGCCCTCGTCCACTGGGCCCACACCCGCCAGCTCCGCGCCCGGCCCCTCCACATGGTCGGCTACGGAGAGGAGGATGAGGAGCCCGCGGTGGCGGCGGAGGGGGAGAAGGAGGCGGGTGGATGA
- a CDS encoding GIY-YIG nuclease family protein, whose product MSAAFFVYILASEPNGTLYIGMTNDLVRRAFEHRGEDAKGFTKTYGVKRLVYFELHDTAYAAITREKRLKKWPREWKMNLIERENPHWLDLYDDIARP is encoded by the coding sequence ATGAGCGCCGCCTTCTTCGTCTACATCCTCGCCAGCGAACCCAATGGAACGCTCTACATCGGGATGACGAACGATCTTGTGCGCAGGGCTTTCGAGCACCGCGGCGAAGACGCAAAAGGCTTCACCAAAACTTATGGCGTCAAGAGGCTGGTCTATTTCGAACTGCATGACACAGCCTACGCCGCCATCACACGCGAGAAACGGCTGAAGAAATGGCCGCGCGAGTGGAAGATGAACCTCATCGAGCGTGAAAATCCGCACTGGCTGGATCTGTACGATGACATTGCCCGGCCCTGA